A genome region from Nycticebus coucang isolate mNycCou1 chromosome 4, mNycCou1.pri, whole genome shotgun sequence includes the following:
- the SIRT4 gene encoding NAD-dependent protein lipoamidase sirtuin-4, mitochondrial isoform X1: MYLLSCSRVAVESSRRKWDPELRMRMSLGLTLRSAKGHWVVNLSRQCSRGFIGSFVPPSPPLDPEKVKELQRFITLSKRLFVMTGAGISTESGIPDYRSEKVGLYARTDRRPIQHRDFMQSAPIRQRYWARNFVGWPQFSSHQPNPAHWALSNWEKLGKLYWLVTQNVDALHTKAGSQRLTELHGCMHRVLCLDCGEQTPRGILQERFQALNPDWSAEAHGVAPDGDVFLSEEQVQSFQVPSCIRCGGPLKPDVVFFGDTVNLNKVDFVHKRVKEADSLLVVGSSLQVYSGYRFILTAWEKKLPIAILNIGPTRSDDLACLKLNSRCGELLPLIDPH, encoded by the exons ATGTATTTGTTGAGCTGCTCACGTGTTGCTGTGGAATCTTCAAGGAGAAAGTGGGATCCTGAACTCAG aatgaGGATGAGCCTTGGGTTGACTTTGAGGTCAGCAAAAGGCCATTGGGTTGTGAACCTCAGCCGGCAGTGCTCACGTGGATTTATTGGGTCATTTGTGCCACCAAGTCCTCCGTTGGACCCTGAGAAGGTCAAAGAGTTACAGCGCTTCATCACTCTTTCCAAGAGACTCTTTGTGATGACTGGGGCAGGAATCTCCACTGAGTCAGGCATCCCAGACTACAGATCAGAAAAGGTGGGTCTTTATGCCCGCACTGACCGGAGGCCCATCCAGCACAGAGATTTTATGCAGAGCGCTCCAATCCGCCAGCGATATTGGGCAAGGAACTTCGTGGGCTGGCCTCAGTTCTCCTCCCACCAGCCTAACCCTGCACACTGGGCTTTGAGCAACTGGGAGAAACTTGGAAAGTTGTACTGGTTGGTGACCCAAAATGTGGATGCCTTGCACACCAAAGCGGGGAGTCAGCGCCTGACAGAGCTCCATGGATGCATGCACAG AGTCCTCTGCTTGGACTGTGGTGAACAGACTCCCCGAGGGATACTGCAGGAGCGCTTCCAAGCCCTAAACCCTGACTGGAGTGCTGAGGCCCATGGCGTGGCTCCTGATGGCGATGTCTTTCTCTCAGAGGAGCAGGTCCAGAGCTTTCAGGTACCATCATGCATTCGATGTGGAGGCCCTCTGAAACCAGATGTCGTTTTCTTTGGAGACACAGTGAACCTCAACAAGGTTGATTTTGTGCACAAACGTGTCAAAGAGGCCGACTCTCTCCTGGTGGTAGGATCGTCCTTGCAG GTGTACTCCGGTTACAGGTTTATCCTCACTGCCTGGGAGAAGAAGCTGCCAATAGCAATACTGAACATTGGGCCCACACGGTCAGATGACTTGGCATGTCTAAAACTAAATTCTCGTTGTGGAGAGTTGCTGCCTTTAATAGATCCACACTGA
- the SIRT4 gene encoding NAD-dependent protein lipoamidase sirtuin-4, mitochondrial isoform X2: MRMSLGLTLRSAKGHWVVNLSRQCSRGFIGSFVPPSPPLDPEKVKELQRFITLSKRLFVMTGAGISTESGIPDYRSEKVGLYARTDRRPIQHRDFMQSAPIRQRYWARNFVGWPQFSSHQPNPAHWALSNWEKLGKLYWLVTQNVDALHTKAGSQRLTELHGCMHRVLCLDCGEQTPRGILQERFQALNPDWSAEAHGVAPDGDVFLSEEQVQSFQVPSCIRCGGPLKPDVVFFGDTVNLNKVDFVHKRVKEADSLLVVGSSLQVYSGYRFILTAWEKKLPIAILNIGPTRSDDLACLKLNSRCGELLPLIDPH; the protein is encoded by the exons atgaGGATGAGCCTTGGGTTGACTTTGAGGTCAGCAAAAGGCCATTGGGTTGTGAACCTCAGCCGGCAGTGCTCACGTGGATTTATTGGGTCATTTGTGCCACCAAGTCCTCCGTTGGACCCTGAGAAGGTCAAAGAGTTACAGCGCTTCATCACTCTTTCCAAGAGACTCTTTGTGATGACTGGGGCAGGAATCTCCACTGAGTCAGGCATCCCAGACTACAGATCAGAAAAGGTGGGTCTTTATGCCCGCACTGACCGGAGGCCCATCCAGCACAGAGATTTTATGCAGAGCGCTCCAATCCGCCAGCGATATTGGGCAAGGAACTTCGTGGGCTGGCCTCAGTTCTCCTCCCACCAGCCTAACCCTGCACACTGGGCTTTGAGCAACTGGGAGAAACTTGGAAAGTTGTACTGGTTGGTGACCCAAAATGTGGATGCCTTGCACACCAAAGCGGGGAGTCAGCGCCTGACAGAGCTCCATGGATGCATGCACAG AGTCCTCTGCTTGGACTGTGGTGAACAGACTCCCCGAGGGATACTGCAGGAGCGCTTCCAAGCCCTAAACCCTGACTGGAGTGCTGAGGCCCATGGCGTGGCTCCTGATGGCGATGTCTTTCTCTCAGAGGAGCAGGTCCAGAGCTTTCAGGTACCATCATGCATTCGATGTGGAGGCCCTCTGAAACCAGATGTCGTTTTCTTTGGAGACACAGTGAACCTCAACAAGGTTGATTTTGTGCACAAACGTGTCAAAGAGGCCGACTCTCTCCTGGTGGTAGGATCGTCCTTGCAG GTGTACTCCGGTTACAGGTTTATCCTCACTGCCTGGGAGAAGAAGCTGCCAATAGCAATACTGAACATTGGGCCCACACGGTCAGATGACTTGGCATGTCTAAAACTAAATTCTCGTTGTGGAGAGTTGCTGCCTTTAATAGATCCACACTGA